The following proteins are co-located in the Pseudomonas fluorescens genome:
- a CDS encoding response regulator, translating to MSKVSVLVVDDASFIRDLVKKCLRNYFPGIKIEDAVNGKKAQTILMRETFDLVLCDWEMPEMSGLELLTWCREQAHLKAMPFVMVTSRGDKENVVQAIQAGVSGYVSKPFTNEQLLNKVKQALHKIGRLDALVASAPTKMNSAFGNDSLSALTGGKPEAVKAAPVAAPSKGLLNSQPVQAAPAASPAGGRGQGQLRLSSGTQQCVIKALSIKEALLVVRRGEVLPQVLESAVLDLEQGDNAEVARLNGYLHAIVAYEPRPDSDWLQLTFRFIDQDAQKLDYISRLIARGTAQKHFVPGA from the coding sequence ATGAGTAAAGTCAGTGTGTTGGTGGTGGATGACGCCTCGTTTATCCGCGACCTGGTGAAGAAGTGCCTGCGCAACTACTTCCCCGGGATCAAGATTGAAGACGCGGTGAACGGCAAAAAGGCGCAAACCATCCTGATGCGCGAGACCTTCGACCTGGTGCTGTGCGACTGGGAAATGCCCGAGATGTCCGGTCTTGAGCTGCTGACCTGGTGCCGTGAGCAAGCCCATTTGAAGGCCATGCCCTTCGTGATGGTGACCAGCCGTGGCGACAAGGAAAACGTGGTCCAGGCGATTCAGGCCGGGGTTTCCGGCTATGTCAGCAAGCCGTTCACCAACGAGCAGTTGCTGAACAAGGTCAAACAGGCCCTGCACAAGATCGGCCGCCTCGACGCGCTGGTCGCCAGCGCGCCGACCAAGATGAACTCGGCCTTTGGCAACGACTCCCTGAGCGCCTTGACTGGCGGCAAGCCTGAAGCGGTCAAAGCTGCTCCTGTGGCGGCGCCGAGCAAAGGCCTGCTTAACAGCCAGCCGGTGCAGGCGGCTCCGGCTGCTTCGCCGGCAGGTGGGCGTGGCCAGGGCCAACTGCGCCTGTCCAGCGGCACCCAGCAATGTGTGATCAAGGCGCTGAGCATCAAGGAGGCGCTGCTGGTGGTGCGTCGCGGTGAAGTGCTGCCTCAGGTGCTGGAAAGCGCGGTACTGGACCTTGAGCAAGGCGACAACGCCGAAGTCGCACGCCTCAACGGCTACCTGCACGCGATCGTCGCCTACGAGCCGAGGCCGGACAGCGACTGGCTGCAACTGACCTTCCGGTTTATCGACCAGGATGCGCAGAAGCTCGACTACATCTCCCGCCTGATCGCGCGCGGCACGGCGCAGAAGCATTTTGTGCCGGGTGCGTGA
- the pstB gene encoding phosphate ABC transporter ATP-binding protein PstB, giving the protein MQHETPTHGINMSALGRDKQSLSLAQETVAIEVPGLSLYYGEKQALFDVSMNIPKQRVTAFIGPSGCGKSTLLRTFNRMNDLVDGCRVEGAINLYGSNIYRKGEDVAELRRRVGMVFQKPNPFPKTIYENVVYGLRIQGINKKRILDEAVEWALKGAALWEEVKDRLHDSALGLSGGQQQRLVIARTIAVEPEVLLLDEPCSALDPISTLKVEELIYELKSKFTIVIVTHNMQQAARVSDYTAFMYMGKLVEFGDTDTLFTNPAKKQTEDYITGRYG; this is encoded by the coding sequence ATGCAACATGAAACCCCTACCCACGGCATCAACATGTCGGCCCTGGGTCGCGACAAGCAGAGCCTGAGCCTGGCCCAGGAAACCGTGGCCATCGAAGTACCGGGCTTGAGCCTGTACTACGGTGAAAAGCAGGCGCTGTTCGATGTCAGCATGAACATTCCCAAGCAGCGCGTGACCGCCTTTATCGGCCCGTCCGGCTGCGGCAAGTCCACGCTGCTGCGCACGTTCAACCGCATGAATGACCTGGTGGACGGTTGCCGCGTAGAAGGTGCAATCAACCTCTACGGCAGCAACATCTACCGCAAGGGCGAGGACGTGGCCGAGCTGCGCCGTCGTGTGGGCATGGTGTTCCAGAAGCCGAACCCGTTCCCCAAGACCATCTACGAAAACGTGGTCTACGGCCTGCGTATCCAGGGCATCAACAAAAAACGCATCCTCGACGAAGCGGTGGAGTGGGCCCTGAAAGGCGCGGCGCTGTGGGAAGAGGTCAAAGACCGCCTGCACGATTCGGCACTCGGCCTGTCCGGCGGCCAGCAGCAGCGTCTGGTGATCGCGCGTACCATCGCCGTGGAACCGGAAGTCTTGCTGCTCGACGAACCGTGCTCGGCACTTGACCCGATCTCGACACTGAAAGTCGAAGAGCTGATCTACGAGCTCAAGTCCAAGTTCACCATCGTCATCGTGACCCACAACATGCAACAGGCGGCGCGGGTTTCCGACTACACCGCGTTCATGTACATGGGCAAACTGGTGGAGTTCGGCGACACCGATACCCTGTTCACCAATCCGGCGAAGAAGCAGACCGAAGACTACATCACCGGTCGCTACGGCTAG
- a CDS encoding hemolysin family protein — protein MDPSPGITLATLFADFGMILFALILVLLNGFFVAAEFAMVKLRATRVEAIAHKNGWRGQILRTVHSQLDAYLSACQLGITLASLGLGWVGEPAFAHILEPLLGAVGVQSPEVIKGVSFFAAFFVISYLHIVVGELAPKSWAIRKPELLSLWTAVPLYLFYWAMYPAIYLLNASANAILRIAGQGEPGPHHEHHYSREELKLILHSSRGQDPSDQGMRVLASAVEMGELEVVDWANSREDLVTLDFNAPLKEILALFRRHKFSRYPVYDAVRNEFVGLLHIKDLLLELAALDHIPESFNLAELTRPLERVSRHMPLSQLLEQFRKGGAHFALVEEADGKIIGYLTMEDVLEVLVGDIQDEHRKAERGILAYQPGKLLVRGDTPLFKVERLLGVDLDHIEAETLAGLIYDTLKRVPEEEEVLEVEGLRIIIKKMKGPKIVLAKVLLLD, from the coding sequence ATGGACCCTTCCCCTGGTATCACCCTCGCCACACTCTTCGCCGACTTCGGCATGATTCTTTTTGCACTGATCCTGGTACTGCTCAACGGTTTCTTCGTTGCGGCGGAATTTGCCATGGTCAAATTGCGCGCCACTCGGGTCGAGGCCATCGCCCACAAAAACGGCTGGCGCGGGCAGATCCTGCGCACCGTGCACAGCCAGCTCGACGCCTATCTGTCGGCCTGCCAGCTGGGTATCACCCTCGCCTCCCTGGGCCTGGGCTGGGTCGGTGAGCCGGCCTTTGCGCACATCCTCGAGCCGTTGCTGGGCGCCGTGGGCGTGCAATCGCCTGAGGTGATCAAGGGCGTGTCGTTCTTTGCCGCCTTCTTCGTGATTTCTTACCTGCACATCGTGGTCGGTGAATTGGCACCCAAATCCTGGGCGATTCGCAAACCCGAGTTGCTGTCGCTGTGGACGGCAGTGCCGTTGTACCTGTTCTACTGGGCGATGTACCCGGCGATCTACCTGCTCAACGCCAGCGCCAACGCCATCTTGCGTATCGCCGGCCAAGGCGAGCCTGGCCCACACCATGAGCACCATTACAGCCGCGAAGAACTCAAGCTGATCCTGCACTCAAGCCGTGGCCAGGACCCGAGCGATCAGGGCATGCGCGTGCTCGCCTCTGCGGTGGAAATGGGCGAACTGGAAGTGGTGGACTGGGCCAACTCCCGGGAAGACCTGGTGACCCTGGACTTCAACGCCCCGCTCAAGGAAATCCTGGCGCTGTTCCGCCGTCACAAATTCAGTCGCTACCCGGTGTACGACGCGGTGCGCAACGAGTTCGTCGGCCTGCTGCACATCAAGGACCTGCTGCTGGAACTGGCGGCCCTGGACCACATCCCCGAGTCGTTCAACCTGGCCGAGCTGACCCGCCCGCTGGAGCGCGTGTCGCGGCACATGCCGTTGTCGCAGTTGCTGGAGCAGTTCCGCAAAGGCGGCGCGCACTTCGCCCTGGTGGAAGAAGCCGATGGCAAGATCATCGGCTACCTGACCATGGAAGATGTGCTGGAAGTGTTGGTCGGCGATATCCAGGACGAACACCGCAAGGCCGAGCGCGGCATCCTCGCCTACCAGCCGGGCAAACTGCTGGTGCGTGGCGATACGCCGCTGTTCAAGGTGGAACGCCTGCTGGGCGTCGACCTGGACCACATCGAAGCCGAAACCCTGGCCGGTTTGATCTACGACACCCTCAAGCGGGTGCCGGAAGAGGAAGAAGTGCTGGAAGTTGAAGGCTTGCGCATCATCATCAAGAAGATGAAAGGGCCGAAGATCGTGTTGGCCAAGGTGCTGTTGCTCGATTGA
- the pstA gene encoding phosphate ABC transporter permease PstA, with protein sequence MKQNSLNGWFKSGAPGVWISGGAVSIAVIMTIGLLAVIAVRGLGHFWPADLIQANYTVPGQENHIVIGEVVQKEEVPRERLKSAGLPVPDQGPEFMTRELIKVGNRDLNGNDFTWIVGEWLKDQTKPANLMTIERREWGNFYGTLVNVKQDGKVIAEGEAAWPELQARVDRVNKLAAQLKSLEKTDIGAINAGLERIRLHGRKLELEGKLDATAQADMDSGRAELNNRYKDVEARLADLHAQFNRDSLTARDGNGKEVEIGIGKVVHAYQPNAMGTLTKVSFYFSKVWEFLSDDPREANTEGGIFPAIFGTVMMTLIMAMIVTPFGVLAAVYLREYAKQNALTRIIRIAVNNLAGVPAIVYGVFGLGFFVYVLGGSVDRLFFAEALPAPTFGTPGLLWASLTLALLAVPVVIVATEEGLARIPRTVREGSLALGATKAETLWKIVLPMASPAMMTGMILAVARAAGEVAPLMLVGVVKLAPSLPLDGNYPYLHLDQKIMHLGFHIYDVGFQSPNVEAARPLVYATALLLVLVIATLNLSAVWIRNHLREKYKALDS encoded by the coding sequence GTGAAACAGAACTCCCTGAATGGATGGTTCAAGAGCGGCGCTCCCGGCGTCTGGATCAGCGGTGGCGCGGTGTCCATCGCGGTCATCATGACCATTGGTTTGCTGGCTGTGATTGCCGTGCGCGGTTTGGGCCACTTCTGGCCGGCTGACCTGATCCAGGCCAACTACACCGTGCCGGGCCAGGAAAACCATATCGTCATCGGTGAAGTGGTGCAGAAGGAAGAAGTACCCCGCGAGCGCCTGAAAAGCGCTGGCCTGCCGGTACCGGACCAAGGCCCGGAATTCATGACCCGCGAGCTGATCAAGGTCGGCAACCGTGACTTGAACGGCAACGACTTCACCTGGATCGTCGGCGAGTGGCTCAAGGACCAGACCAAGCCTGCCAATCTGATGACCATCGAGCGCCGTGAGTGGGGCAACTTCTACGGCACGCTGGTCAACGTTAAGCAGGATGGCAAGGTGATCGCCGAAGGCGAGGCTGCGTGGCCGGAGCTGCAAGCCCGCGTCGACCGCGTGAACAAGTTGGCTGCCCAGCTCAAGAGCCTGGAAAAAACCGATATCGGCGCGATCAACGCCGGGTTGGAGCGCATCCGTCTGCACGGTCGCAAGCTGGAGCTGGAAGGTAAGCTCGATGCTACCGCCCAAGCGGACATGGATTCGGGCCGCGCCGAACTGAACAACCGCTACAAGGACGTCGAAGCGCGCCTGGCCGACTTGCACGCCCAGTTCAACCGCGACAGCCTGACCGCTCGCGACGGCAACGGCAAAGAAGTCGAAATCGGCATCGGCAAAGTGGTGCATGCCTACCAGCCGAACGCCATGGGCACGCTGACCAAGGTCAGCTTCTACTTCAGCAAGGTCTGGGAATTCCTCAGCGACGACCCACGGGAAGCCAACACCGAAGGCGGGATCTTCCCGGCGATTTTCGGCACGGTGATGATGACCCTGATCATGGCGATGATCGTGACCCCGTTCGGGGTGCTGGCGGCGGTGTACCTGCGTGAATACGCCAAGCAGAACGCCCTGACCCGCATTATCCGTATCGCCGTGAACAACTTGGCCGGCGTACCGGCCATCGTCTACGGCGTGTTCGGCCTGGGCTTCTTTGTGTATGTACTGGGTGGCTCGGTCGACCGTTTGTTCTTCGCTGAAGCTCTGCCGGCGCCGACCTTCGGTACGCCTGGCCTGTTGTGGGCTTCGCTGACCCTGGCGTTGCTGGCGGTGCCGGTGGTGATTGTCGCGACCGAGGAAGGCCTGGCGCGGATTCCTCGCACGGTGCGTGAAGGTTCGTTGGCACTGGGCGCGACCAAGGCGGAAACGCTGTGGAAGATCGTGCTGCCAATGGCCAGCCCGGCGATGATGACCGGCATGATCCTCGCCGTGGCCCGTGCCGCCGGTGAAGTGGCGCCGCTGATGCTGGTCGGTGTGGTGAAACTGGCACCGTCGCTGCCGCTGGATGGCAACTACCCGTACCTGCACCTGGACCAGAAAATCATGCACTTGGGCTTCCATATTTATGACGTCGGCTTCCAGAGCCCCAACGTCGAAGCCGCACGACCGCTGGTATACGCCACCGCCTTGCTGCTGGTGCTGGTGATCGCCACGCTCAACCTGTCGGCGGTGTGGATTCGTAACCACCTGCGCGAAAAATACAAGGCGCTGGACAGCTGA
- the phoB gene encoding phosphate regulon transcriptional regulator PhoB: MVGRSILIVDDEAPIREMIAVALEMAGYDCLEAENSQQAHAIIVDRKPDLILLDWMLPGTSGIELARRLKRDELTGDIPIIMLTAKGEEDNKIQGLEVGADDYITKPFSPRELVARLKAVLRRAGPTDGEAPIEVDGLILDPISHRVTIDGKPAEMGPTEYRLLQFFMTHQERAYTRGQLLDQVWGGNVYVEERTVDVHIRRLRKALGDAYENLVQTVRGTGYRFSTKG, encoded by the coding sequence ATGGTTGGCAGGAGCATTCTGATCGTTGACGACGAAGCGCCCATTCGCGAGATGATCGCCGTTGCGTTGGAAATGGCCGGCTATGACTGCCTGGAGGCGGAGAACTCCCAGCAGGCCCACGCCATCATTGTCGACCGCAAGCCGGACCTGATCCTGCTCGACTGGATGCTGCCCGGCACATCCGGTATCGAACTGGCCCGCCGCCTCAAGCGTGACGAGCTGACCGGGGATATCCCGATCATCATGCTCACCGCCAAGGGTGAAGAGGACAACAAGATCCAGGGCCTGGAAGTTGGCGCTGATGACTACATCACCAAGCCATTTTCCCCACGTGAACTGGTCGCCCGTCTGAAAGCTGTATTGCGCCGCGCCGGCCCTACCGATGGCGAAGCGCCGATCGAAGTCGACGGCCTGATTCTGGACCCGATCAGCCACCGCGTGACCATCGACGGCAAGCCGGCCGAGATGGGCCCGACCGAATATCGCCTGCTGCAATTTTTCATGACCCACCAGGAGCGCGCCTACACCCGTGGCCAATTGCTCGACCAGGTGTGGGGCGGCAATGTGTACGTGGAAGAGCGCACCGTGGACGTGCATATCCGCCGCCTGCGCAAAGCCTTGGGCGATGCCTACGAGAATCTGGTACAAACCGTGCGCGGCACCGGCTACCGCTTTTCCACCAAAGGCTGA
- the ubiA gene encoding 4-hydroxybenzoate octaprenyltransferase — translation MYQRLLKSLNRLNPRAWDFIQLTRMDKPIGIYLLLWPTLWALWIAGKGSPSLINIVIFVLGVVLTRAGGCVINDWADRKVDGHVKRTEQRPLVSGKISAKEALVFFAVLMGVSFLLVLLTNATTILLSLGGLALAASYPFMKRYTYYPQVVLGAAFSWGMPMAFTAETGHLPATAWLLYIANLLWTVGYDTYYAMTDRDDDLKIGVKSTAILFGDADRVIILTLQGLSLACLLLAGARFELGGWFHLGLLAAAGCFAWEFWYTRDKDRMKCFKAFLHNHWAGLAIFVGIVADYAFR, via the coding sequence TATCAACGCCTGCTTAAATCCTTGAACCGCCTGAACCCCAGGGCCTGGGATTTCATTCAGTTGACCCGCATGGACAAGCCCATCGGCATCTACCTGCTGTTATGGCCAACACTGTGGGCGCTGTGGATCGCCGGCAAGGGCTCGCCGTCCTTGATCAATATCGTGATTTTTGTACTGGGTGTGGTGCTGACCCGCGCCGGGGGCTGCGTGATCAATGACTGGGCAGACCGCAAGGTCGACGGCCATGTGAAACGCACCGAGCAACGCCCGCTGGTAAGCGGCAAGATCAGCGCCAAAGAGGCACTGGTGTTTTTCGCCGTGTTGATGGGCGTCAGTTTCCTGCTGGTGCTGCTGACCAACGCCACCACCATCCTGCTGTCCCTCGGCGGTTTGGCGCTGGCGGCGAGCTACCCGTTCATGAAGCGCTATACCTATTACCCGCAAGTGGTGTTGGGCGCGGCGTTTTCGTGGGGCATGCCAATGGCGTTCACCGCCGAGACGGGCCACCTGCCTGCCACTGCGTGGCTGCTGTACATCGCCAATTTGCTGTGGACGGTGGGTTACGACACGTATTACGCGATGACCGACCGCGACGATGACTTGAAGATCGGGGTGAAATCCACGGCCATTCTGTTTGGCGATGCCGACCGCGTGATCATCCTCACCCTGCAAGGCCTGTCACTGGCCTGCCTGTTGCTGGCGGGCGCGCGGTTCGAGCTGGGAGGCTGGTTCCACCTTGGATTGCTGGCGGCGGCGGGCTGTTTTGCCTGGGAGTTCTGGTACACCCGCGACAAAGACCGCATGAAATGCTTCAAGGCGTTTTTGCACAACCACTGGGCCGGGTTGGCGATTTTTGTCGGGATCGTGGCGGATTACGCGTTTCGATGA
- a CDS encoding COG4315 family predicted lipoprotein: protein MTYSTFSWKALLVTAALTLPTLAFAAEPAMTKDGMLVDHKGMTLYTFAKDSGDKSMCNDKCATNWPPLMAESTDKPMGKWTVITRDDQKSQWAYSGKPLYTFVMDKKAGDMTGEGKMDGAWKVAKP from the coding sequence ATGACTTACAGTACTTTTTCCTGGAAAGCCCTGCTGGTAACGGCGGCGTTGACGCTGCCGACACTGGCGTTTGCGGCCGAGCCTGCGATGACCAAAGACGGCATGTTGGTGGACCACAAGGGTATGACGCTCTACACCTTCGCCAAGGATTCTGGTGACAAGTCCATGTGCAACGACAAGTGCGCCACCAACTGGCCGCCGTTGATGGCCGAATCCACCGACAAGCCGATGGGCAAATGGACCGTCATCACCCGTGACGATCAAAAGAGCCAGTGGGCCTACAGCGGCAAACCGCTCTACACCTTCGTCATGGACAAGAAGGCCGGTGACATGACCGGTGAAGGCAAAATGGACGGCGCCTGGAAGGTCGCCAAGCCTTAG
- the phoU gene encoding phosphate signaling complex protein PhoU, with protein MISKEGLTHHISAQFNAELEEVRSHLLAMGGLVEKQVNDAVTALIEADSGLAQQVREIDDQINQMERNIDEECLRILARRQPAASDLRLIISISKSVIDLERIGDEATKIARRAIQLCEEGEAPRGYVEVRHIGDQVRNMVRDALDAFARFDAELALSVAQYDKTIDREYKTALRELATYMMEDPRSISRVLNIIWVLRSLERIGDHARNISELVIYLVRGTDVRHMGLKRMKAEVEGTADQIPNVPGESDDK; from the coding sequence ATGATTAGCAAAGAAGGCCTTACCCATCACATCTCCGCGCAGTTCAACGCCGAGCTTGAGGAAGTGCGCAGCCACCTCCTGGCGATGGGCGGGCTGGTGGAGAAGCAAGTCAACGATGCCGTCACTGCGCTGATCGAGGCCGACTCTGGCCTGGCCCAGCAAGTGCGCGAGATTGATGACCAGATCAACCAGATGGAACGCAATATCGACGAAGAATGCCTGCGCATTCTGGCGCGTCGCCAACCGGCGGCGTCTGACTTGCGTTTGATCATCAGCATCTCCAAGTCGGTAATCGACCTGGAGCGTATTGGCGACGAAGCCACCAAAATCGCCCGCCGCGCCATCCAGCTGTGCGAAGAAGGCGAAGCACCGCGCGGTTATGTGGAAGTGCGCCATATCGGTGACCAGGTGCGTAACATGGTGCGCGACGCTCTCGACGCCTTTGCCCGTTTCGACGCCGAGCTGGCGTTGTCGGTGGCGCAGTACGACAAGACCATCGACCGCGAATACAAGACTGCACTGCGCGAGCTGGCCACCTACATGATGGAAGACCCGCGCTCTATCTCGCGGGTCTTGAACATTATTTGGGTGCTACGCTCTCTGGAGCGGATCGGCGACCACGCGCGCAATATCTCGGAACTGGTGATTTACCTGGTGCGCGGTACCGACGTACGGCACATGGGGCTCAAGCGCATGAAAGCCGAAGTTGAAGGCACGGCCGATCAAATCCCTAATGTTCCGGGCGAATCTGACGATAAGTAA
- the phoR gene encoding phosphate regulon sensor histidine kinase PhoR, translating into MLLLITGCLVVGLVSGYYGWSLAVGIGLYLGWTLKQLLRLHEWLRQHKPDEAPPDGYGLWGEVFDSIYHLQRRDQRVRGRLQAVIDRVQESTAALKDAVIMLDSDGNLEWWNRAAETLLGLKTPQDSGQPVTNLVRHPRFKEYFEQENYEEALEIPSPTNDRVRIQLYLTRYGNNEHLMLVRDVTRIHQLEQMRKDFVANVSHELRTPLTVICGYLETLLDNVDEINPRWSRALQQMQQQGSRMQTLLNDLLLLAKLEATDYPSDNHPVAVQSLLQTIKNDAQALSGERGQQISLEADPLVLLKGSEGELRSAFSNLVFNAVKYTQDKGNIRIRWWADEHGAHLSVQDSGIGIDAKHLPRLTERFYRVDSSRNSNTGGTGLGLAIVKHVLLRHRARLEISSVLGHGSTFTCHFPPAQVTRSRVIDTEE; encoded by the coding sequence ATGCTGCTGTTGATCACCGGCTGCCTGGTGGTAGGCCTGGTCAGCGGCTATTACGGCTGGAGCCTGGCCGTCGGTATCGGCCTGTATCTGGGCTGGACGCTCAAACAGCTGCTCCGCCTGCATGAATGGCTGCGCCAACACAAACCCGATGAAGCACCACCCGATGGCTACGGCCTGTGGGGCGAGGTGTTCGACAGCATCTACCACCTGCAACGCCGCGACCAACGGGTACGCGGGCGCCTGCAAGCGGTGATCGACCGTGTGCAGGAGTCCACCGCCGCGCTCAAAGACGCGGTAATCATGCTCGACAGCGACGGCAACCTGGAATGGTGGAACCGCGCCGCCGAGACCCTGCTGGGCCTCAAGACGCCTCAGGACAGTGGCCAGCCGGTGACCAACCTGGTGCGCCACCCGCGCTTCAAAGAGTATTTCGAGCAGGAAAACTACGAAGAAGCCCTGGAAATCCCTTCGCCCACCAACGACCGTGTGCGTATCCAGCTGTACCTGACCCGCTACGGCAACAACGAACACCTGATGCTGGTGCGCGACGTCACCCGCATCCACCAGTTGGAACAAATGCGCAAAGACTTCGTCGCCAATGTGTCCCATGAGCTGCGCACGCCGCTGACGGTGATCTGTGGCTACCTGGAGACGCTGCTGGACAACGTCGACGAGATCAACCCGCGCTGGAGCCGAGCCCTGCAACAGATGCAACAGCAAGGTTCACGCATGCAGACACTGCTCAACGACCTGCTGTTGCTGGCCAAGCTTGAGGCCACCGACTACCCGTCGGACAACCATCCGGTGGCGGTGCAAAGCCTGTTGCAGACCATCAAGAACGACGCCCAGGCGCTTTCCGGTGAACGCGGGCAGCAGATCAGTCTGGAAGCCGACCCGCTGGTTTTGCTCAAAGGCAGTGAGGGCGAGTTGCGCAGCGCTTTTTCCAACCTGGTGTTCAACGCCGTGAAGTACACCCAGGACAAGGGCAATATCCGCATCCGCTGGTGGGCCGACGAGCACGGCGCACACCTGAGCGTGCAGGATTCCGGTATCGGCATCGACGCCAAGCACCTGCCCCGCCTGACCGAGCGCTTCTACCGCGTCGACTCCAGCCGCAACTCCAACACCGGCGGCACCGGGCTGGGCCTGGCCATCGTCAAACACGTGCTGCTGCGCCACCGTGCACGGCTGGAAATCAGCAGCGTGCTGGGCCATGGCAGCACCTTTACCTGCCACTTTCCGCCAGCGCAGGTGACCCGCTCGCGGGTGATCGACACCGAGGAATAA